From the bacterium genome, the window ACATCAAAGGTCAGCCGGATCACACCGCTATCCATGGTTCCCAGCCAGACCACACCGGGTTCGGCCTCGACAGCCAGCCGGATATATTCGTGTATGCCTGCAATGCGGCCGATACGCTGAAGACGCTGGGGTCTGGAGACATCATAGCGCAGCAGATCGACCCCCAGGTTTGTGCCCGCCACTATTACATGATGCGCCAGGCTTAAATCGCACATACACAATATCGGCCTTGACAATTCCTCGACCTGCAAGGCCATACAAGCCGTTTTGCCGTGAATGCGATAGATGCCCTGGTTGACGGTGACATATATTTCATCATTAATCTCGTGAAAAAAGAAGGATTGGGAGAGACCGACAATTCCAGTGACCAGCTTGAACGCGCCATCGCTGTCATCGAGATAATAGACTCCATCGTTGGCTGCGATATAGAGGATGCCTTGATATCTGCGAAAATCGGAAGGGCCGGTTCCGCCGGGAATGGCAAATCCGGAAAATGGAGAATTGTATTCGAGCACAGCTAGACCACCATCCATGCCTACCCAGAGATTCTTTTGACGATCCAGGAACAGACAGCTTATGGTATTGGATAGGAAGCCGCTGGATTGGGTGAAATGATTTACGAGTCTCCCGTTTCTATCGATGATGACCAATCCATTGGCCATGGTGCCCAGGGCAAAACTGCTGTCCGGAGTGACCACGCCGGCATAAAGAGTTCCCGCAGAGAGCAGGGCATCGGCATCAGTGGGCAGGGCACGGAACAACCTGCCGTCCCATTCAAACAGACCTCGGCCAAAGGTGCCGAGCAGGCAGTGTCCCTCTTTGCCAGGGAAAGGCAGCATGACATGAATCCGGTCATTGACGAATTGCCCGCCGCCAGGAAGCAAGATCAGCGAATCGTTGGCCATTTTCATCAGGCCGATTCCATACTGATGGACATATAGCGTTTGATCAATCCAGAAGGTATAGCCGAACGTATCCTGCGGCCTCCAGACATCGACCGTCCAGGTCCCCGCGGAGAGGCTTGATTCAGGCGGATGAAAGCGAAAGAGTCTTTCGTTAGTCTGAAAATAGATCCCTTCCGGCGTGGCATGCACCGACCAGACATAATTAAACAGCCGGTCCTCGGGTTTTATAAAGTTCATGAGCGAACGGTACTGCATCTCTCCACAACTGTCCGCTTCAAGGTAGCCCAGCATGGCGGAGGAACCGACATAAATTCTGCCGTTTTCATCTTTACTGAGAGACCGGCCAAAGGAGTGGTTGGAATTGATGATCGCCCGCCAGTTGGTGCCGTCGAACTCCTGGATGCCGTACCCGTCGCCTATGTACATGATCCCCCGGTCATCCTGCTCGATTGACCAGAACTGGGTGTGGCCGCCGAACTCCTTGCTGGGGTAGAGGGTCATAAACGGCATGCCGGTTTCAGCCGCATGGGTGACCGTATACAGCAGCAAGAAGATCAGAAAGCGGAATCTAGCCATTAACCGCCTCCACAAAGAGCTCATTTTTGAGCTGCGTAAAATCTATGGGTTTGGTATAGTAGTGATCCGCTCCGGACGCCATGGCATCCTCATAGTACTGGTTGCTGTAAGCGGTGATCATAGCGACCTTGATTCCGGGGAAATCATGCTTGACCGCCTTGAGCAGCTGCAGGCCATTCATGCCGGGCATATTGATATCGGAGAGTATGAGTACAACCGCCGGGGGCTGGCGCATGGCGCGCAGTAGCAGCAGGGCTTGCTCACCGGAAAGGGCAAAGGAGAAATCGATCTGTTGCAGGCGGATTTCCTTGCGGAAATGCTGCCGGAAGAGCAGCTCGACATCCTGCTCATCATCGACGACCATCACTTTCATACGCCTCCCCTCGCTTTCTTTAATGCGGGCGTCTCTTATTCGGATTTTATGGATCGCACAATCGTGTAAAAAAAATAGCCAACAGGAGTTTAATAATCAAGCTAAATGAAGATCATTATTGTTTTTCTCACCGGCCGGCCGCTTCCGCGTAAACGCCGGCTGATCCTCCCCCTGATTAGTC encodes:
- a CDS encoding response regulator, yielding MKVMVVDDEQDVELLFRQHFRKEIRLQQIDFSFALSGEQALLLLRAMRQPPAVVLILSDINMPGMNGLQLLKAVKHDFPGIKVAMITAYSNQYYEDAMASGADHYYTKPIDFTQLKNELFVEAVNG